A single window of Nitrospira sp. DNA harbors:
- a CDS encoding carbon starvation CstA family protein yields the protein MSALTHVLWGFLAILGAVALAFVTGLVHPEEKVNGLWLVVAASCIYVLAFRFYGRWIARRVVDLNDQYVTPAVRLNDGVNFHPTNRYVLFGHHFAAIAGAGPLLGPVLAAQFGFMPGFLWLVIGAVLAGAVQDFVILVASMRRNGRSLPEIARDELGPITGTATAVAVLFIVVVALAGLGFAVVNALYRNAWGTFTIAMTIPIGFIMGFYLQKFRPGAVGEVSVLGVVLLIASVIAGHAVAHSALAPWLEFERGALVWMLAGYGFLASILPGWMLLVPRGYLSTFMKLGVVFLLGLGVVLMAPTIEMPRVTIFASGGGPIIPGTLFPFLFITIACGAVSGFHSLVSSGTTPKMIEQESQATVGYGAMLLESFVGVMALIAASVLIPGDYFVINTMLSPEQLASMGFPVSRIQELSQLVEVDVAGRPGGAVSLAVGMASIFSALPGMAGLMAYWYQFALVFEALFILTTMDTGTRVARYLLQEMGGRVYAPLRRINWWPGVLASSGLVVGAWAYLIGTGSISTIWPMFGAANQLLGTLALCIGTTVLIKMRKAQFLWITAVPMLFVGGVTLIGSYQMFGLFMGKAAKLQDSGQAFALYLDAVLVAGVAFLGLIVLIDSLRQWYGYVVLKKPFTSSEVLVLAGGGSAGRMQTAICRDDEGKGFKLPHGGGCC from the coding sequence ATGTCGGCGTTAACACACGTACTTTGGGGATTCCTCGCCATTCTGGGCGCTGTCGCGCTCGCCTTTGTCACTGGGCTCGTCCATCCCGAAGAAAAGGTGAATGGGCTGTGGCTGGTGGTGGCGGCTTCGTGCATCTATGTGCTCGCGTTCCGGTTCTATGGCCGCTGGATCGCTCGGCGGGTGGTTGATCTGAATGATCAATATGTTACCCCGGCGGTGCGGCTGAACGACGGCGTCAATTTTCACCCCACCAATCGCTATGTCCTCTTCGGCCATCACTTCGCGGCGATTGCCGGGGCCGGGCCGCTGCTCGGGCCGGTGTTGGCAGCGCAGTTCGGCTTTATGCCCGGTTTCCTTTGGCTGGTGATTGGCGCAGTGCTGGCCGGGGCGGTGCAGGATTTCGTGATTCTGGTGGCCTCGATGCGGCGCAACGGGCGCTCACTCCCGGAGATTGCCCGCGATGAACTGGGCCCTATTACCGGCACGGCGACGGCGGTGGCGGTGCTCTTCATCGTGGTGGTGGCGCTGGCGGGGTTGGGCTTTGCGGTGGTGAACGCTTTGTACCGGAATGCCTGGGGGACCTTCACGATTGCGATGACGATTCCTATTGGCTTTATCATGGGCTTCTATCTCCAGAAGTTTCGCCCCGGTGCGGTGGGGGAAGTTTCGGTGCTTGGCGTCGTGCTGTTGATTGCCTCGGTGATCGCCGGGCATGCGGTGGCCCATTCGGCGCTGGCGCCCTGGCTGGAGTTTGAGCGTGGGGCGCTGGTGTGGATGCTGGCGGGCTATGGGTTCCTGGCTTCCATCTTGCCCGGCTGGATGTTGCTGGTGCCGCGCGGCTATCTCTCGACCTTCATGAAACTGGGTGTGGTGTTTTTGCTCGGTCTCGGCGTGGTGCTGATGGCGCCCACGATTGAGATGCCGCGCGTGACAATCTTCGCCAGCGGCGGCGGGCCGATTATCCCCGGCACCCTCTTCCCCTTCCTCTTCATTACGATTGCCTGCGGGGCGGTCTCGGGCTTTCATTCGCTGGTCTCCTCCGGAACGACGCCGAAGATGATCGAGCAGGAATCGCAGGCGACGGTGGGGTACGGAGCGATGCTGCTGGAAAGTTTCGTCGGCGTGATGGCGTTGATTGCGGCCTCGGTGCTGATTCCCGGTGACTATTTTGTGATCAACACGATGCTTTCGCCGGAGCAGTTGGCCTCGATGGGATTCCCGGTCTCGCGCATTCAGGAGTTGTCGCAGCTGGTGGAAGTGGATGTGGCGGGGCGGCCGGGCGGGGCTGTGTCGCTGGCGGTCGGGATGGCCTCGATTTTCTCGGCCTTGCCGGGGATGGCGGGGTTGATGGCCTATTGGTATCAATTTGCGCTGGTGTTTGAAGCGCTCTTTATTCTCACGACGATGGATACGGGCACGCGGGTGGCGCGCTATCTGCTCCAGGAAATGGGCGGGCGGGTCTATGCGCCGCTGCGGCGGATCAACTGGTGGCCGGGGGTGCTGGCGAGCAGCGGTTTGGTGGTGGGAGCCTGGGCCTACCTGATCGGCACGGGGAGTATTTCGACGATCTGGCCGATGTTCGGCGCGGCGAATCAGTTGCTGGGGACGCTGGCGCTTTGCATCGGAACGACGGTGCTGATCAAGATGCGCAAGGCGCAGTTCCTCTGGATCACGGCGGTGCCGATGCTGTTTGTCGGAGGGGTCACGCTGATCGGGTCCTATCAGATGTTCGGCCTCTTCATGGGGAAGGCGGCGAAGCTGCAGGATAGCGGGCAGGCGTTTGCGCTGTATCTGGACGCGGTGCTGGTCGCGGGGGTGGCCTTCCTGGGGCTGATCGTCTTGATCGACAGCCTGCGGCAATGGTACGGGTATGTGGTGTTGAAGAAGCCCTTCACGAGCAGCGAGGTGTTGGTGCTGGCCGGTGGCGGCTCGGCGGGACGGATGCAGACGGCGATCTGTCGTGATGATGAGGGGAAGGGGTTTAAGTTGCCGCATGGGGGCGGGTGTTGTTGA
- a CDS encoding YajQ family cyclic di-GMP-binding protein: MADQFSFDVVSEVNMQELKNALDQATKEIKQRFDFKDSKTEITLKEKEKELVVVSDDDYKLNAVIEIIKTKCTKRGVSLKAFDYGAVEPALSGTVRQTAKIQSGLTSEKAKEITKAIKDSKIKVQGQIQGEQVRVLSKSKDDLQATMAFLKGKDFGVDLQFTNYR, translated from the coding sequence GTGGCTGATCAATTTTCGTTCGATGTGGTGTCGGAAGTGAATATGCAGGAGTTGAAAAACGCGCTGGATCAGGCGACGAAGGAGATCAAGCAGCGGTTCGATTTCAAGGATTCGAAAACGGAGATTACGCTGAAGGAAAAAGAGAAGGAGCTTGTGGTTGTCTCGGATGACGACTATAAGCTGAACGCGGTGATCGAGATTATTAAGACGAAGTGTACGAAGCGCGGGGTGTCGCTGAAGGCCTTCGACTATGGCGCGGTGGAGCCGGCGTTGAGCGGGACGGTGCGGCAGACGGCGAAGATTCAGAGCGGGCTGACGTCGGAAAAGGCCAAGGAAATCACCAAGGCGATCAAGGATTCAAAGATCAAGGTGCAGGGGCAGATTCAGGGCGAGCAGGTGCGGGTGCTCAGCAAGAGTAAGGACGATCTGCAGGCGACGATGGCGTTTCTCAAAGGGAAAGATTTCGGCGTGGATTTGCAGTTCACGAACTATCGGTAG